A part of Arachis hypogaea cultivar Tifrunner chromosome 12, arahy.Tifrunner.gnm2.J5K5, whole genome shotgun sequence genomic DNA contains:
- the LOC112728494 gene encoding uncharacterized protein, which translates to MEHASDNGGSNGGFDSGTREVRPPDLEVDDKMEERVFFDEMIEESDDTEEFQGMYQDEIEQEAVNSEDLGEQEFQAIFDGNDFLHEVDELYRIEDIENIAMVDFLNIGAHEMECFHFPNLQIAFDFYNHYTKSVGFGARKSKT; encoded by the exons ATGGAGCACGCATCTGATAATGGAGGCAGCAATGGCGGTTTCGACAGTGGCACAAGAGAAGTGCGACCACCG GATCTTGAAGTGGATGATAAAATGGAAGAAAGAGTATTCTTTGATGAGATGATAGAAGAGTCAGATGATACAGAGGAATTTCAAGGAATGTATCAAGATGAAATTGAGCAGGAAGCTGTGAATTCTGAGGATTTAGGggagcaagaatttcaagcaatATTTGATGGGAATGATTTTTTACATGAGGTGGATGAATTATATCGAATAGAAGATATTGAAAATATTGCCATGGTTGATTTTCTGAACATAGGTGCTCATGAGATGGAATGTTTTCATTTTCCTAATCTTCAGATAGCATTTGATTTCTATAACCATTATACAAAATCTGTTGGTTTTGGTGCTAGAAAAAGTAAGACTTGA
- the LOC112728497 gene encoding monothiol glutaredoxin-S11 — MEKVTRLASEKGVVIFTKSSCCLCYAVNILFQELGVNPTIHEIDKDNEGREMEKAITRLGCTAPVPAVFIGGKLVGSTNEVMSLHLSGSLIPLLKPYSATLS; from the coding sequence ATGGAGAAGGTAACAAGGTTGGCATCTGAAAAGGGAGTGGTGATATTCACAAAGAGTTCATGTTGCCTATGCTATGCTGTGAACATTCTGTTCCAAGAACTTGGGGTGAACCCAACAATTCATGAGATTGATAAGGACAATGAAGGAAGAGAAATGGAAAAAGCCATAACAAGGCTTGGTTGCACTGCACCTGTCCCTGCAGTGTTCATCGGAGGCAAGCTTGTGGGCTCCACCAATGAAGTTATGTCCCTTCATCTTAGTGGCTCCCTCATCCCACTCCTCAAGCCATATAGTGCTACTTTATCTTGA
- the LOC112728495 gene encoding uncharacterized protein isoform X2 → MRINGVKFVATSATPTQDPTSPQLQNISIDELFRAIEDLRRDVKELGELKKSMEELTKASGNIERSLKVMEFKLYHNEDKCKDHDEYNTNLPPKDSVSNVDFTQQSVDRNPMMTPVADPPLRKRLRCSPAQLDNDVTIDISDAEDDATISDKHESGLSQASQSSRLDSIKGKCIVNPQLRTKAKSTAFLASNYCRTLPTKVESSLTREKLLTSPSPNMRVAKMTKTGDATLFFVPRRLPAQSAGVPCLQGERSLPQGSNSNQMEKSRYYNAMIKVTIIDYWF, encoded by the exons ATGCGTATAAATGGTGTGAAATTTGTTGCAACAAGTGCAACCCCTACGCAAGATCCGACATCGCCGCAACTGCAGAATATTTCTATAGATGAGTTATTTCGTGCAATTGAA GACTTGAGGAGAGATGTGAAGGAGCTAGGAGAGCTAAAGAAGTCTATGGAAGAACTAACCAAGGCTTCTGGCAACATAGAGAGATCACTCAAGGTGATGGAGTTTAAGCTGTACCATAATGAAGATAAGTGCAAAGACCATGATGAGTACAACACAAACCTACCTCCCAAAGATTCAGTCAGCAACGTTGATTTTACTCAGCAAAGTGTAGACAGGAACCCAATGATGACACCAGTCGCTGATCCACCATTGAGAAAGAGGTTGAGATGCAGCCCCGCACAACTCGACAATGATGTCACCATTGATATCTCTGATGCCGAAGATGATGCCACTATATCAGATAAGCATGAATCGGGGTTGTCTCAGGCATCACAATCTTCACGACTTGACAGCATTAAAGGAAAGTGCATTGTCAACCCTCAACTTAGAACCAAGGCTAAGTCTACAGCTTTTCTTGCCAGCAATTACTGCAGGACATTGCCGACTAAG GTTGAATCCTCATTGACTCGAGAAAAATTGCTCACCTCCCCTTCTCCTAATATGCGAGTTGCTAAGATGACAAAGACAGGGGATGCCACATTATTTTTTGTTCCACGTCGACTTCCTGCTCAATCTGCTGGTGTGCCTTGCCTCCAAGGTGAGAGGTCACTGCCACAAGGCTCTAACTCTAACCAAATGGAGAAATCACGTTACTATAATGCAATGATTAAGGTGACAATCATTGATTACTGGTTTTGA
- the LOC112728495 gene encoding uncharacterized protein isoform X4, with protein sequence MINVDDTIVTREELACLAPGRPISDKIIKLVVMKATWNQANKTFWMLPPSFAVEHFMRHSLDKMNAAYIYRFMPVAPDLKFEEGDHWYLMVISLLDGKLYQFDSNLNDDQVEPRQEIMKSLALKLSDMVTSGHYLKVATLVSGFFNGCL encoded by the exons ATGATTAATGTGGATGACACGATAGTAACTAGGGAAGAACTTGCTTGTCTAGCTCCCGGAAGACCAATCTCGGACAAG ATAATCAAGCTTGTAGTAATGAAGGCCACATGGAACCAAGCAAATAAGACTTTTTGGATGCTTCCGCCATCTTTTGCG GTGGAACATTTTATGAGACATTCACTGGATAAAATGAATGCTGCCTATATATATCGCTTTATGCCTGTCGCACCGGATCTTAAATTT GAAGAAGGTGACCACTGGTATCTTATGGTCATTAGCTTATTGGATGGAAAATTATATCAGTTTGATTCTAATCTAAATGATGATCAAGTTGAGCCAAGACAAGAAATTATGAAATCCTTG GCTTTAAAATTATCAGATATGGTAACTTCTGGTCATTACCTAAAAG TCGCGACTCTGGTCTCTGGGTTCTTCAATGGTTGTCTATGA
- the LOC112730633 gene encoding F-box protein At5g07610-like, which produces MHDDVIGNVNLLTEILLRLPVKDALRCKCVCKEWMSLISNPQFCYWHTLGLCRKHKHKNNPNPNPYYLYPSGMLCQKTLDCLRDKKACVIPFNNCSRFMQLNAHVKFEGTLSYILLRSCNGLTLWDSIPMPWSNKLVKQCSFYINNSPTGRCVRIDKFGYEYRFSRPYLAFEPWKSPHYKVIFLECTKTTPKMSVYSSQTGSWSKLDVRLSFPNKNFDPCHDDGGVYCNGAIHWYDHSAYLDIDRLCFKKLPVLPIPRTGLLQVKHFGESGGNLYLIIEECRYSGRYDFWELKEDYSEWILKCHVDRTYADPLCVICQPPNEDEQEESICAILLVGYKKLVSYNLKNHSCKIFYEEEDNSFVDVKVYPYFETLASI; this is translated from the coding sequence ATGCATGATGATGTGATTGGAAACGTGAATCTGCTAACAGAAATCCTTCTCCGGTTGCCGGTTAAAGATGCGCTCCGATGCAAGTGCGTGTGCAAGGAGTGGATGTCTCTGATCTCGAATCCCCAATTTTGTTATTGGCACACTCTTGGATTATGCCgcaaacacaaacacaaaaacaaccctaaccctaacccttatTACCTTTACCCATCTGGAATGTTGTGCCAAAAAACACTCGATTGCTTGAGGGATAAGAAAGCTTGCGTGATCCCATTCAACAACTGCAGCAGGTTCATGCAGCTCAATGCTCATGTTAAGTTCGAAGGAACACTCAGCTATATTCTTCTTCGATCATGCAATGGTCTAACACTCTGGGATAGTATCCCAATGCCATGGTCTAACAAACTTGTTAAGCAATGCAGTTTTTACATAAACAACTCACCAACTGGCCGTTGCGTTCGTATAGACAAATTTGGCTATGAATATCGATTTTCGAGGCCATATCTTGCCTTCGAACCTTGGAAATCTCCTCACTATAAAGTTATCTTTTTGGAATGCACAAAGACCACGCCCAAGATGAGTGTTTATTCGTCACAGACAGGTTCATGGAGTAAACTTGATGTTCGTCTTTCTTTcccaaataaaaattttgatccCTGCCATGATGATGGTGGTGTTTATTGCAACGGCGCTATACATTGGTACGATCATTCAGCGTATCTCGATATTGATCGGCTTTGCTTTAAGAAATTACCAGTATTACCAATACCACGTACAGGGTTATTACAAGTTAAGCATTTCGGAGAAAGTGGAGGGAATCTGTACTTAATTATAGAGGAATGTCGTTACAgtggaagatatgatttttgggAGCTAAAAGAAGATTACAGTGAATGGATTCTAAAATGTCATGTAGATCGAACTTACGCTGATCCGTTATGTGTTATTTGCCAACCACCAAATGAAGATGAACAAGAGGAATCAATATGTGCAATTCTGTTAGTTGGTTACAAAAAACTAGTGTCTTATAATTTAAAGAATCATAGCTGCAAAATTTTCTACGAAGAAGAAGATAACTCTTTTGTAGATGTTAAAGTTTACCCATACTTTGAGACTCTGGCAAGTATttga
- the LOC112728495 gene encoding uncharacterized protein isoform X1: MFETDPFMRINGVKFVATSATPTQDPTSPQLQNISIDELFRAIEDLRRDVKELGELKKSMEELTKASGNIERSLKVMEFKLYHNEDKCKDHDEYNTNLPPKDSVSNVDFTQQSVDRNPMMTPVADPPLRKRLRCSPAQLDNDVTIDISDAEDDATISDKHESGLSQASQSSRLDSIKGKCIVNPQLRTKAKSTAFLASNYCRTLPTKVESSLTREKLLTSPSPNMRVAKMTKTGDATLFFVPRRLPAQSAGVPCLQGERSLPQGSNSNQMEKSRYYNAMIKVTIIDYWF, from the exons at GTTTGAAACTGACCCTTTTATGCGTATAAATGGTGTGAAATTTGTTGCAACAAGTGCAACCCCTACGCAAGATCCGACATCGCCGCAACTGCAGAATATTTCTATAGATGAGTTATTTCGTGCAATTGAA GACTTGAGGAGAGATGTGAAGGAGCTAGGAGAGCTAAAGAAGTCTATGGAAGAACTAACCAAGGCTTCTGGCAACATAGAGAGATCACTCAAGGTGATGGAGTTTAAGCTGTACCATAATGAAGATAAGTGCAAAGACCATGATGAGTACAACACAAACCTACCTCCCAAAGATTCAGTCAGCAACGTTGATTTTACTCAGCAAAGTGTAGACAGGAACCCAATGATGACACCAGTCGCTGATCCACCATTGAGAAAGAGGTTGAGATGCAGCCCCGCACAACTCGACAATGATGTCACCATTGATATCTCTGATGCCGAAGATGATGCCACTATATCAGATAAGCATGAATCGGGGTTGTCTCAGGCATCACAATCTTCACGACTTGACAGCATTAAAGGAAAGTGCATTGTCAACCCTCAACTTAGAACCAAGGCTAAGTCTACAGCTTTTCTTGCCAGCAATTACTGCAGGACATTGCCGACTAAG GTTGAATCCTCATTGACTCGAGAAAAATTGCTCACCTCCCCTTCTCCTAATATGCGAGTTGCTAAGATGACAAAGACAGGGGATGCCACATTATTTTTTGTTCCACGTCGACTTCCTGCTCAATCTGCTGGTGTGCCTTGCCTCCAAGGTGAGAGGTCACTGCCACAAGGCTCTAACTCTAACCAAATGGAGAAATCACGTTACTATAATGCAATGATTAAGGTGACAATCATTGATTACTGGTTTTGA
- the LOC112728495 gene encoding uncharacterized protein isoform X3: MFETDPFMRINGVKFVATSATPTQDPTSPQLQNISIDELFRAIEDLRRDVKELGELKKSMEELTKASGNIERSLKVMEFKLYHNEDKCKDHDEYNTNLPPKDSVSNVDFTQQSVDRNPMMTPVADPPLRKRLRCSPAQLDNDVTIDISDAEDDATISDKHESGLSQASQSSRLDSIKGKCIVNPQLRTKAKSTAFLASNYCRTLPTKVESSLTREKLLTSPSPNMRVAKMTKTGDATLFFVPRRLPAQSAGVPCLQGERSLPQGSNSNQMEKSRYYNAMIKD; this comes from the exons at GTTTGAAACTGACCCTTTTATGCGTATAAATGGTGTGAAATTTGTTGCAACAAGTGCAACCCCTACGCAAGATCCGACATCGCCGCAACTGCAGAATATTTCTATAGATGAGTTATTTCGTGCAATTGAA GACTTGAGGAGAGATGTGAAGGAGCTAGGAGAGCTAAAGAAGTCTATGGAAGAACTAACCAAGGCTTCTGGCAACATAGAGAGATCACTCAAGGTGATGGAGTTTAAGCTGTACCATAATGAAGATAAGTGCAAAGACCATGATGAGTACAACACAAACCTACCTCCCAAAGATTCAGTCAGCAACGTTGATTTTACTCAGCAAAGTGTAGACAGGAACCCAATGATGACACCAGTCGCTGATCCACCATTGAGAAAGAGGTTGAGATGCAGCCCCGCACAACTCGACAATGATGTCACCATTGATATCTCTGATGCCGAAGATGATGCCACTATATCAGATAAGCATGAATCGGGGTTGTCTCAGGCATCACAATCTTCACGACTTGACAGCATTAAAGGAAAGTGCATTGTCAACCCTCAACTTAGAACCAAGGCTAAGTCTACAGCTTTTCTTGCCAGCAATTACTGCAGGACATTGCCGACTAAG GTTGAATCCTCATTGACTCGAGAAAAATTGCTCACCTCCCCTTCTCCTAATATGCGAGTTGCTAAGATGACAAAGACAGGGGATGCCACATTATTTTTTGTTCCACGTCGACTTCCTGCTCAATCTGCTGGTGTGCCTTGCCTCCAAGGTGAGAGGTCACTGCCACAAGGCTCTAACTCTAACCAAATGGAGAAATCACGTTACTATAATGCAATGATTAAG GATTAG